A DNA window from Salinirubrum litoreum contains the following coding sequences:
- a CDS encoding helix-turn-helix domain-containing protein: MYEVCGEKELKVLLALDPGDSISGVARKIDENRETIRRVVNRLEEAGYVAYDDGLQLVDQTLRDAGLEFLTASANISPPSITEAYVLPQFAGMEYAYTGIDAVYVWTRGGYQVARGPEDYPLFIAVHKSELDAWTAFFDRFGIPTAEERLPAADLNSAIQVVLKPRPQIEAEMVDGRPVISLQETVAFANEHYAHFQSALDMLGRMYDSVDTDANYRPS, encoded by the coding sequence ATGTACGAAGTGTGCGGTGAGAAGGAACTCAAGGTCCTCCTCGCGCTTGACCCGGGCGATTCCATCTCAGGCGTCGCGCGAAAGATCGACGAGAACCGCGAGACGATACGTCGCGTCGTGAACCGCCTCGAAGAGGCGGGATACGTCGCGTACGATGATGGCCTCCAGCTTGTCGATCAGACGCTCCGAGACGCCGGTCTCGAGTTCCTGACGGCGTCAGCAAACATCTCGCCGCCATCCATAACGGAGGCGTATGTCCTCCCGCAGTTCGCGGGGATGGAGTATGCATACACTGGCATCGATGCGGTCTACGTCTGGACCCGCGGTGGCTACCAGGTCGCTCGCGGCCCAGAGGACTATCCGCTGTTCATCGCGGTCCACAAATCCGAACTCGACGCCTGGACGGCGTTCTTCGATCGATTCGGAATCCCGACTGCGGAAGAACGCCTGCCCGCTGCCGACCTCAATAGTGCGATTCAGGTGGTACTCAAACCGCGGCCACAGATCGAGGCAGAGATGGTCGACGGACGGCCCGTTATCTCCCTCCAAGAAACCGTAGCGTTCGCAAACGAGCACTACGCGCACTTCCAGTCAGCACTCGACATGCTCGGCCGCATGTACGACAGCGTCGACACTGACGCGAACTACCGTCCCAGCTGA
- a CDS encoding helix-turn-helix domain-containing protein, translating into MTKTRDGQSHTGSSLSEQFDILSSPYRRRILVAVANRNPRDEDELRSEGIADDDENLDVFEQKLYHNHLPKLDAAGFIDWNRETGTITRGPRFDEIRPLIKLMTEHQDELPAGWP; encoded by the coding sequence ATGACCAAAACACGCGATGGCCAGAGCCATACCGGAAGTTCACTGAGTGAGCAGTTCGACATCCTCAGTAGCCCGTATCGCCGTCGGATTCTCGTCGCGGTTGCGAACCGGAACCCGCGAGACGAAGACGAGCTTCGGTCGGAGGGGATCGCAGATGACGACGAGAACCTCGACGTGTTCGAACAGAAACTGTACCACAACCATCTGCCGAAACTCGACGCAGCCGGCTTCATCGACTGGAATCGGGAGACCGGGACGATTACCCGTGGCCCTCGGTTCGACGAGATACGACCCCTAATCAAACTGATGACCGAGCATCAAGACGAGTTACCAGCCGGCTGGCCGTGA
- a CDS encoding DEAD/DEAH box helicase family protein has protein sequence MSSQDSDSPPVEEQVTPEDVVDLFDELEIPFVTSKMVAREYNCTGQTARNKLSILVDEGDLERIDLGGRQAVWFQSDYEAATEIVDQLREYLDLTELNTEHLAAFARQPYKLLPKDENEYYVIVPRFVPFSVGHLREQDDAWQTFIINKYVNWIEDIPDLIRDKIDLGRRYDHALVEDGTLELSDQEERDRAWRDLGGEDGGLHERVDDNKIKIQRGKEFDIIAKLIKNGNLPFAAQPIDESELLEEPENIELRSYQRRAWEKFRETGQVGVYWPPGLGKTFFGLYAGERIDGNKLVVVPSSTLEAQWERRIREHCDKSWKWEVRTYQYLTREGNLQDYQGEDSPKLTIFDECHTLPADTYSSLSTLDTDYRIGCSATPYREDARTDYIFALTGIPVGIDWREMLEYGDLEFPEVDVFLYQTEEDKREDIVQLVDEGVGETLIFCDGIEAGKALSDKLDVPFVYGDTPKEERMEIFEENRVVIGSRVADEGVSLENLDRVIEYQFHGGSRRQELQRAGRVMHGSDVGEHIVQMTDQEYEKFSQRLYSLEEKGMDIRLERRA, from the coding sequence ATGAGCTCGCAAGATTCTGATTCCCCACCTGTAGAAGAACAAGTAACCCCTGAGGATGTAGTAGACCTCTTTGATGAACTAGAAATCCCCTTCGTGACGAGTAAAATGGTTGCTCGAGAGTACAACTGTACTGGTCAGACCGCTCGAAATAAGCTGAGTATTTTAGTAGATGAGGGGGATTTGGAGCGAATTGACCTCGGGGGTCGACAAGCAGTATGGTTCCAATCTGATTACGAAGCTGCGACAGAAATCGTAGATCAGCTCCGAGAGTATCTTGATCTAACTGAACTGAATACTGAACATCTGGCAGCGTTCGCTCGACAACCCTACAAGTTACTCCCTAAAGATGAAAACGAGTACTACGTTATCGTTCCTCGGTTTGTTCCATTCTCTGTTGGTCATCTTCGCGAACAGGACGATGCCTGGCAGACGTTTATCATCAACAAGTACGTCAACTGGATCGAGGATATACCCGATCTAATCCGAGATAAAATCGATTTGGGGCGTCGGTACGATCATGCTCTCGTTGAGGATGGGACCCTCGAACTTAGCGATCAGGAAGAGCGTGACCGAGCTTGGAGAGACCTCGGGGGTGAAGACGGTGGATTACACGAGAGAGTAGACGATAATAAAATCAAAATTCAACGCGGCAAAGAGTTCGATATCATTGCGAAACTCATCAAGAATGGAAATCTTCCTTTCGCTGCTCAGCCCATCGATGAGAGTGAGCTCCTTGAGGAGCCAGAGAACATAGAATTACGTTCATATCAGAGACGTGCTTGGGAGAAGTTCCGCGAGACAGGGCAGGTGGGTGTCTACTGGCCACCAGGGCTTGGGAAGACCTTCTTTGGTCTCTACGCTGGGGAACGAATTGATGGGAATAAACTCGTTGTTGTCCCGAGCTCTACTCTCGAAGCTCAGTGGGAAAGACGAATCCGCGAACACTGTGATAAATCGTGGAAGTGGGAAGTTCGGACGTATCAATACCTAACCCGGGAAGGAAATCTCCAGGACTATCAGGGGGAGGATTCTCCAAAACTAACGATCTTTGACGAGTGCCATACGCTTCCAGCGGATACCTACTCGTCCCTTTCCACTCTGGATACCGACTATCGAATTGGCTGTAGTGCCACCCCGTACCGGGAAGATGCACGAACAGACTACATCTTTGCTCTGACTGGCATTCCTGTAGGTATTGATTGGCGTGAAATGCTGGAATACGGTGATCTTGAATTTCCGGAAGTTGATGTCTTCCTCTATCAAACGGAAGAAGACAAGCGAGAAGACATCGTACAATTGGTAGACGAGGGGGTCGGGGAGACACTAATTTTCTGCGACGGGATTGAAGCTGGAAAGGCTCTCTCCGACAAACTGGATGTCCCGTTCGTATATGGAGATACACCCAAAGAAGAGCGTATGGAGATCTTTGAAGAAAACCGTGTAGTGATAGGCTCACGCGTTGCTGATGAAGGCGTATCTCTTGAGAATCTTGATCGGGTTATTGAGTACCAATTCCACGGTGGATCTCGCCGACAGGAGCTTCAGCGTGCAGGTCGTGTGATGCACGGCTCTGATGTTGGTGAGCACATCGTTCAGATGACCGACCAAGAGTATGAGAAATTCAGCCAGCGGTTATACAGTCTTGAAGAGAAAGGGATGGACATACGATTGGAGCGACGGGCTTGA
- a CDS encoding DUF7342 family protein: MTESLRDGVQSWTESMSARDRIRAVAESLREPRSVNWISEQADAAWSTTNEELQDLVDQGQLRRVEAGETTRYQPDYTRLLFEEIRTLIEENTREELRSELAAITEEIEEWKATYDVETWEELEQSLADGDLASAELRDRRDVIAFWRENEEDRRLIKHALELYSDVEAAREQMTDVADRATS, translated from the coding sequence ATGACCGAATCCCTGCGAGATGGGGTCCAATCGTGGACTGAGTCGATGAGCGCCCGCGACCGCATTCGGGCGGTCGCCGAGTCACTTCGCGAACCCCGCTCAGTTAACTGGATCAGCGAGCAGGCCGACGCCGCCTGGAGCACGACCAACGAGGAACTTCAGGATCTCGTCGACCAGGGCCAGTTGCGTCGCGTCGAGGCCGGCGAGACCACGCGCTACCAGCCGGACTACACGCGACTGCTCTTCGAGGAGATCCGCACGCTCATCGAGGAAAACACCCGCGAGGAGCTGCGGAGTGAATTGGCCGCGATCACCGAGGAGATCGAGGAGTGGAAGGCGACCTACGACGTCGAGACGTGGGAAGAACTCGAACAGTCGCTCGCCGACGGCGACCTCGCAAGTGCGGAGCTCCGGGACCGCCGCGACGTCATCGCGTTCTGGCGTGAGAACGAGGAGGATCGCCGCCTCATCAAGCACGCACTGGAACTCTACTCCGACGTCGAAGCTGCCCGCGAGCAGATGACCGACGTGGCTGACCGCGCCACGAGCTAA
- a CDS encoding DUF6735 family protein, whose protein sequence is MGHRALVAYERTDGQYTLHYSHWGAANLKLKHRISAESPFGGDDTDTKWAKQLLAELADGLEAEAVDGYLADEDRPSTVVEPKPRATGLTLDEIVADHLDYLHHEAFFVVSTTFEVTAYRTLWFGLQYDSETVEQGETVGNGALATVRWYDGEPVGDGHLQGQFAALKDVVGDMLDKGVFTPSTARQYLKRKLAERVGDRQELLIPTGESPFEKASLNHS, encoded by the coding sequence ATGGGACACCGCGCACTCGTTGCGTACGAACGCACAGACGGACAGTACACGCTCCACTACAGCCATTGGGGCGCAGCCAACCTGAAGCTCAAGCACCGAATCTCGGCTGAGTCGCCATTCGGTGGCGACGACACCGACACCAAGTGGGCGAAACAGCTCCTCGCAGAGCTTGCCGATGGCCTCGAGGCAGAAGCCGTCGACGGCTACCTCGCTGACGAGGATCGACCGTCGACGGTCGTCGAGCCGAAGCCCCGCGCCACCGGGCTCACCCTCGACGAGATCGTCGCTGACCATCTCGACTACCTCCACCACGAGGCGTTCTTCGTGGTGTCGACGACGTTCGAGGTGACCGCGTATCGGACGCTGTGGTTCGGGCTCCAGTACGACTCGGAGACGGTCGAACAGGGAGAGACGGTCGGGAACGGCGCGCTCGCGACGGTGCGCTGGTACGACGGCGAGCCGGTCGGCGACGGCCACCTGCAGGGACAGTTCGCGGCCCTCAAAGACGTCGTCGGCGATATGCTCGACAAGGGCGTCTTCACGCCGTCGACGGCGAGACAGTACCTGAAACGGAAGCTGGCCGAGCGAGTTGGAGACCGACAGGAGCTGCTCATTCCGACCGGAGAGTCACCCTTCGAGAAGGCGAGCCTGAACCACTCCTAG
- a CDS encoding transcription initiation factor IIB gives MATRDIYETGFDEDVQTESNANQCPECDGHVTTNAVETICEDCGLVIEEQRIDHGAEWRAYDADERERTGAPLTAARHDRGLSTEMGRGTDAHGNELSGQKRRRLARMRREQTRGRWRSKAERNLAHGLGEVRRLASTLELSESIRDQACQLFRSAQSEDLLRGRSIEAIGAASIYGTCRCNQHPLLLEDVVDAARVESTRVTNAYRTLNRELELPAPPMRPTSFVPRLISELELDHDIRRRANELAECAEGTALTNGCQPSGVAAACVYLAAQEQGALITQSTVASAAEVSVVTLRSRRDELQAI, from the coding sequence ATGGCAACCAGAGACATCTACGAAACTGGCTTCGACGAAGACGTCCAAACGGAGTCGAACGCAAACCAGTGTCCCGAGTGCGACGGACACGTCACTACGAACGCGGTCGAAACGATCTGCGAGGACTGTGGCCTCGTTATCGAGGAACAACGTATCGATCACGGGGCAGAGTGGCGAGCGTACGATGCGGACGAGCGCGAGCGAACAGGCGCACCACTGACTGCAGCCCGTCACGATCGGGGTCTCTCAACGGAGATGGGCCGCGGAACCGATGCACACGGGAACGAACTCTCTGGTCAGAAACGCCGGCGGCTGGCCCGGATGCGGCGCGAACAGACCCGTGGCCGGTGGCGGTCCAAAGCGGAACGGAATCTCGCACACGGGTTGGGCGAGGTACGCCGGCTGGCGAGTACGCTCGAACTCTCCGAGTCGATTCGTGACCAAGCCTGTCAGCTCTTCCGGAGCGCTCAGAGCGAGGATCTGCTTCGTGGCAGATCCATCGAAGCCATCGGTGCAGCGAGCATCTACGGTACCTGCCGATGTAACCAACACCCGCTCCTCCTCGAGGATGTCGTCGACGCCGCCAGAGTCGAGTCCACTCGTGTCACCAACGCCTACCGAACACTGAATCGCGAATTAGAGCTCCCAGCACCACCAATGCGCCCGACGTCGTTCGTTCCGCGGCTGATCTCGGAGCTGGAGTTAGACCACGACATTCGCCGACGCGCGAACGAACTCGCAGAATGCGCCGAGGGGACAGCCCTCACGAACGGCTGTCAGCCATCGGGCGTCGCGGCCGCCTGCGTCTATCTGGCCGCCCAGGAGCAGGGCGCGTTGATTACCCAATCTACCGTCGCGTCGGCAGCAGAGGTGTCAGTCGTGACGCTCCGAAGCCGGCGAGACGAACTCCAAGCGATCTGA
- a CDS encoding DUF7567 family protein: MSLEVLDRHSKALFEFLWCPVCGQEVFTHIPFEGVFCKNCNTQVELQESRETRGYEEAVLACFDTTTTWNLHVDEKLRRDLPDGSARVKILGAPGAYEVDWWSPEPDEDWEPVEHGEFDDVEEPSEVSHLA, translated from the coding sequence ATGAGTCTCGAAGTACTTGACCGACACAGTAAGGCGCTGTTCGAGTTCCTCTGGTGCCCCGTCTGCGGGCAGGAAGTCTTCACTCACATCCCCTTCGAGGGGGTATTCTGCAAGAACTGCAACACCCAAGTCGAACTCCAGGAATCCCGAGAGACACGTGGCTACGAGGAGGCCGTGCTCGCCTGCTTCGATACCACCACGACCTGGAACCTCCACGTCGACGAGAAACTGCGCCGCGACCTGCCTGATGGGTCGGCGCGCGTGAAGATCCTCGGCGCACCGGGCGCCTACGAGGTCGACTGGTGGAGTCCAGAACCGGATGAGGACTGGGAGCCTGTCGAGCACGGCGAGTTCGACGACGTCGAAGAACCATCAGAGGTGTCGCACCTAGCGTAG
- a CDS encoding DUF7389 domain-containing protein — protein MSEHTQQPRTGAESPQNRERQASTEYVERSDIGVSLTVKLTRGTGTRDQDKITAKVKGKTLEDAREDMETLREYIHDLAEDTRQIQPGDPHE, from the coding sequence ATGTCAGAACACACCCAGCAGCCTCGTACGGGCGCAGAATCGCCGCAGAACCGTGAGCGTCAGGCATCAACCGAGTACGTCGAGCGAAGCGATATCGGCGTCTCGCTCACCGTCAAACTCACTCGCGGTACTGGAACCCGCGATCAAGACAAGATCACGGCCAAAGTGAAGGGCAAGACGCTCGAAGACGCCCGCGAGGATATGGAAACCCTCCGCGAGTATATCCACGACCTCGCTGAGGACACTCGCCAGATCCAGCCAGGCGACCCACACGAATAG
- a CDS encoding ATP-binding protein — MDQFVNRIDELDRLQTLYESGTAELAIIYGRRQIGKSELVRQSIADRDDAVYYQAVQGTATTQLRRFVEAAASTYPDITAVKEEWEPLLTYLTDRDAVIVIDEFPYLIESNEGLPSVIQHLWDTAIDESQATLVLTGSAIGMIHTHVLDGGAPLYGRVSQTPNGRLELAQLPFRSIQEFVPTYDPEERVFVYGVFGGTPRYLSPLDPSQSLGENITRLLCDPDGPLHDEPETVLQMELNEVNTYFSVLESMASGNRSRNEIAQGAGIESTNTSYYFDRLETLQIIEKHHPALADPARSKRTRYKIRDPVFRFYFRYLYGRGGQYELYGENAYADLIEPELPDFVSETFESLCHQAVPALYADYQLTQVPSQWWYKGQEVDVVAPTDESTLIAGEAKFTNTPLGYDVLADLEDDVEQIDWTPTGGGEPTYEFALFSRSGFKRSVEEAADERDDLRLFDLSDIVAILESGTTH; from the coding sequence ATGGACCAGTTCGTCAATCGTATCGATGAACTCGATCGGTTGCAGACCCTCTATGAGAGTGGCACTGCAGAACTCGCAATCATTTATGGGCGCCGCCAGATCGGCAAGAGCGAACTCGTCCGCCAATCGATTGCCGACCGCGACGATGCCGTGTACTATCAGGCAGTCCAAGGGACAGCGACGACACAGCTCAGGCGATTCGTCGAGGCAGCAGCGTCGACCTATCCCGACATCACGGCCGTCAAAGAGGAGTGGGAACCGCTCTTAACGTACCTCACCGACAGAGACGCCGTCATCGTCATCGACGAATTTCCGTACCTCATCGAATCGAACGAGGGACTTCCCTCGGTCATTCAACATCTGTGGGATACAGCTATCGACGAGAGTCAGGCGACGCTCGTCCTCACAGGCTCTGCAATCGGCATGATCCATACCCACGTCCTCGATGGCGGTGCGCCACTCTACGGACGGGTGTCCCAGACACCGAATGGCCGCCTCGAACTCGCCCAGCTGCCGTTTCGCTCCATCCAAGAGTTCGTGCCGACGTACGATCCCGAAGAACGGGTGTTCGTCTATGGCGTCTTCGGCGGCACACCCCGATATCTCAGCCCGCTCGATCCATCACAGAGCCTCGGAGAGAACATCACGCGGCTGCTGTGCGACCCGGATGGTCCACTCCACGACGAGCCCGAAACCGTCCTCCAGATGGAACTCAACGAGGTGAACACGTATTTTTCGGTTCTAGAGTCGATGGCCAGCGGGAACCGCAGTCGAAACGAGATCGCTCAGGGAGCCGGCATCGAGAGCACCAACACGTCGTACTACTTCGACCGGCTGGAAACCCTCCAGATCATCGAGAAACATCATCCGGCACTCGCCGATCCGGCGCGCAGCAAGCGGACTCGATACAAGATTCGAGATCCCGTATTCCGGTTTTACTTCCGGTATCTCTACGGCCGCGGAGGACAGTACGAACTCTACGGCGAGAACGCCTACGCGGATCTCATCGAACCGGAATTGCCCGACTTCGTCAGCGAAACGTTCGAATCGCTCTGTCACCAGGCGGTGCCGGCGCTCTATGCAGACTACCAGCTCACACAGGTGCCAAGCCAGTGGTGGTACAAGGGCCAGGAAGTAGATGTCGTCGCACCAACTGACGAGTCAACGCTGATCGCTGGCGAAGCGAAATTTACCAACACCCCCCTCGGCTATGACGTGCTCGCGGACCTCGAAGACGACGTGGAGCAAATCGATTGGACACCCACCGGAGGTGGCGAGCCGACGTATGAATTCGCCTTGTTCAGCCGCTCCGGGTTCAAACGCTCCGTCGAGGAAGCTGCAGACGAGCGTGATGATCTCCGGCTATTCGATCTCTCCGATATCGTTGCCATTCTCGAGAGTGGAACCACCCATTAA
- a CDS encoding restriction endonuclease, producing MAVLDDLSGFEFEDVMEDVFRNLGYENVRQAERTADEGRDVIMEEVVDGTRRAIIVECKHTGTVGRPVVQKLHSAIATFDFDGPKRGMVVTTGRFTNPAQEYAQRLQQNDDPHPIELLDGESLREIADEIGLDLYNGRIEILCDETLRPYDPAADVDAAVAEAFRDIENIEATDLPEPHSAVTFRPVVAVTADTNAVFETSVGVIHRINDRTRFVARAERGQPQVVDEDVATLVTENLHATVDLDTEQFAEVFDDVEENRFGQTQTEYKEWAVERLQQHHTTTVTYTGDNNVTYNKTCEPNRSDISVQSIEPVYLPEVRQTTELQEYTYPYEYYAAGPSRVTDEDGIHRCVHCDTSGVDGTYTYCPNCGAIACNSHTKTERLEGEPVCTGCAVTKRFALKTKYFYDEDNLEAFREEYAAMPLHEKAMENKLLAGGCVVATLLLVVGLLAIGGII from the coding sequence ATGGCTGTACTGGACGATCTCTCAGGGTTCGAGTTCGAGGACGTGATGGAGGACGTGTTCCGCAACCTCGGCTACGAGAACGTCCGTCAGGCCGAGCGAACCGCCGACGAGGGGCGGGACGTCATCATGGAGGAAGTCGTCGACGGCACCCGGCGCGCGATCATCGTGGAGTGCAAGCACACCGGGACGGTGGGGCGGCCGGTCGTCCAGAAGCTCCACTCGGCGATCGCGACGTTCGACTTCGACGGCCCGAAACGCGGCATGGTCGTGACGACCGGCCGGTTCACGAACCCTGCTCAGGAGTACGCCCAGCGTCTCCAGCAGAACGATGATCCCCATCCCATCGAGCTGCTCGACGGCGAGAGCCTCCGGGAGATCGCCGACGAGATCGGTCTCGATCTCTACAACGGCCGCATCGAGATCCTCTGTGACGAGACACTACGGCCGTACGACCCGGCCGCCGACGTCGACGCGGCCGTCGCGGAGGCGTTCCGCGACATCGAGAACATTGAGGCCACTGACCTCCCAGAACCACATTCGGCGGTGACGTTCCGCCCGGTGGTCGCGGTCACCGCCGACACGAACGCTGTCTTCGAGACGTCGGTGGGCGTCATCCACCGGATCAACGACCGGACTCGATTCGTCGCCCGCGCCGAACGCGGGCAGCCGCAGGTCGTCGACGAGGACGTCGCGACGTTGGTCACGGAGAACCTCCACGCGACGGTCGATCTCGACACCGAGCAATTCGCGGAGGTGTTCGACGACGTTGAGGAGAACCGGTTCGGCCAGACGCAGACCGAGTACAAAGAGTGGGCCGTCGAGCGGCTCCAGCAGCACCACACGACGACGGTCACCTACACCGGCGACAACAACGTCACCTACAACAAGACCTGCGAGCCGAACCGCTCGGATATCTCGGTCCAGTCGATCGAACCGGTGTACCTTCCCGAGGTTCGACAGACGACGGAACTCCAGGAGTACACCTACCCCTACGAGTACTACGCGGCAGGGCCGTCCAGAGTAACAGACGAGGACGGCATCCATCGGTGCGTCCACTGTGACACGAGCGGCGTCGATGGGACGTACACCTACTGTCCGAACTGCGGGGCCATCGCCTGCAACAGCCACACCAAAACGGAACGGTTGGAAGGCGAGCCGGTTTGTACTGGTTGTGCGGTCACCAAACGGTTCGCGCTGAAGACGAAGTACTTCTACGACGAGGACAACCTCGAGGCGTTCCGCGAGGAATACGCCGCAATGCCACTCCACGAGAAGGCGATGGAGAACAAGTTGCTCGCTGGAGGGTGTGTGGTCGCGACGCTGCTGCTCGTCGTCGGCCTGCTCGCCATCGGCGGCATCATTTAG
- a CDS encoding DUF7568 family protein, whose amino-acid sequence MPRITNWRRESRSPTLAYRNTETGARAVLHRAPDSYRYKWRGAILVDGYPIWSRGYETKDATAFLDELRERPAPDLSCPECPNNDVRVGEKAADGAKVQRWYDCPDCGYEAPSRIVYGAER is encoded by the coding sequence ATGCCCCGCATCACCAATTGGCGACGCGAGAGCCGCTCGCCGACGCTTGCGTATCGGAACACCGAGACCGGTGCGCGAGCCGTCCTGCATCGAGCCCCGGACTCCTACCGGTACAAATGGCGTGGGGCGATCCTCGTCGACGGTTACCCGATCTGGTCGCGCGGCTACGAGACGAAAGACGCGACGGCGTTCCTTGACGAACTCCGGGAGCGGCCGGCTCCGGACCTCAGCTGCCCGGAGTGTCCGAACAACGACGTTCGCGTCGGCGAGAAGGCGGCAGACGGGGCGAAAGTCCAGCGGTGGTACGACTGCCCCGACTGTGGGTACGAAGCCCCCTCACGCATCGTCTACGGCGCCGAACGGTGA
- a CDS encoding DUF5518 domain-containing protein, translating into MTAEPSLNAVRRCVQHTEDAFCDRGPHVCSRSYKSYIIVPIGFLTRMSSSSLPAVWRFAIVGTLASLPITVVVNWLPDSEAAIGRGIMIFGAFIAGIVAETRSANPGAAGLRAGVLAGVVAGLTLLVEVASTTQLSMLSVAFVVLASGLALIVAPAFGLVFGRIGGWTMNTVTSRLRPNANMP; encoded by the coding sequence ATGACCGCAGAGCCCTCACTGAACGCTGTCAGAAGATGCGTGCAACATACAGAGGATGCATTCTGCGATAGGGGCCCTCATGTTTGTTCTCGGTCCTACAAAAGCTATATCATCGTTCCAATAGGTTTCTTGACACGAATGTCCTCGTCGTCTCTTCCTGCAGTATGGCGATTCGCGATAGTCGGCACACTCGCTTCGCTACCCATCACTGTCGTTGTGAACTGGCTACCAGATTCGGAGGCGGCTATCGGTAGAGGTATCATGATATTCGGCGCGTTCATTGCGGGTATTGTCGCTGAGACCCGCTCAGCGAACCCGGGGGCTGCGGGACTTCGCGCAGGTGTTCTTGCTGGTGTCGTCGCCGGGCTCACGCTGCTTGTGGAAGTCGCCAGTACCACACAACTATCGATGTTGAGTGTCGCTTTCGTGGTCTTGGCCAGTGGACTGGCACTAATCGTTGCACCGGCCTTTGGTCTCGTGTTTGGTCGGATTGGTGGGTGGACGATGAACACCGTTACCTCGCGATTGCGACCTAATGCGAATATGCCTTGA
- a CDS encoding DNA-binding protein, which translates to MSSNNSSRKVVTVDEQAFERTEDADVDENGFEVVDDKPEFRATVQQETQAKVDSNHPDGIVQDFSHLPLAQEEKIRAREAELAHISAQAELGTQEGRAKRTREVVTERRQRKREERTPERTDPRERLSRMELAKVNQEADRMAQRLSTGHSRAAVSRALAKRVAKGQDITKAVFDTMDALKAAPGAICPIEDVPDVQTNEVSIEGEVITLWEPSSPKIEQVGLIADDTDRIKFTSWVKSEPRIVREGEKVRMRALKKNWHQGRCSLAVTYDSMIVFPERDRRWWEE; encoded by the coding sequence ATGTCTAGTAACAACTCGAGTCGCAAGGTCGTTACGGTGGATGAACAGGCATTCGAACGAACCGAGGACGCCGACGTCGATGAGAACGGCTTCGAAGTCGTCGACGACAAGCCGGAGTTCCGGGCGACGGTGCAGCAGGAAACGCAGGCAAAGGTGGATTCCAACCACCCAGACGGCATCGTCCAGGACTTCTCGCACCTGCCCCTCGCGCAGGAAGAGAAGATTCGCGCCCGGGAAGCCGAACTGGCCCACATCAGCGCCCAGGCGGAACTGGGCACCCAGGAGGGCCGGGCGAAGCGGACTCGCGAGGTCGTCACCGAACGGCGGCAGCGCAAGCGGGAGGAACGCACCCCCGAGCGGACGGATCCGCGCGAACGCCTCTCCCGGATGGAGCTGGCGAAAGTGAATCAGGAAGCAGACCGGATGGCACAGCGGCTTTCCACCGGTCACAGTCGGGCGGCCGTCTCGCGGGCGCTCGCAAAGCGGGTCGCCAAGGGGCAGGACATCACCAAAGCAGTGTTCGACACGATGGACGCACTCAAGGCCGCCCCCGGCGCCATCTGCCCAATCGAGGACGTCCCGGACGTGCAGACCAACGAGGTGAGCATTGAAGGTGAGGTGATCACCCTCTGGGAACCCAGTAGCCCGAAGATAGAACAAGTCGGTCTCATCGCCGATGATACTGACCGAATCAAGTTCACCAGCTGGGTGAAATCCGAGCCTCGGATCGTCCGCGAAGGTGAGAAGGTCCGGATGCGCGCGCTCAAGAAGAACTGGCATCAGGGGCGCTGTTCCCTGGCCGTGACCTACGACAGTATGATCGTCTTCCCAGAGCGCGACCGCCGCTGGTGGGAAGAATAG
- a CDS encoding DUF6166 domain-containing protein → MSGISNPRSHVQSRTSADPDVIYVGYRRRGRAIVEKQSDQEQLTPEQSLELVNHSPSGFEWGYSGSGPAQLALALLLDYTDDEEVALGEYKAFKTEVVSQLECTGPDGCWRLTGRDIDAALREIVDEPVARSVN, encoded by the coding sequence ATGAGTGGAATCAGCAACCCACGCTCACACGTACAGTCACGGACCTCGGCAGATCCCGACGTCATCTACGTCGGTTACCGTCGTCGAGGCCGCGCCATCGTCGAGAAGCAATCGGACCAAGAACAGCTCACGCCAGAGCAAAGTCTGGAGTTGGTGAATCACAGTCCTTCGGGCTTCGAATGGGGATATAGTGGCAGCGGTCCGGCCCAACTCGCACTCGCCCTTCTGCTCGATTACACTGACGATGAGGAGGTGGCACTTGGGGAGTACAAGGCGTTCAAGACCGAAGTGGTGAGCCAGCTAGAGTGTACAGGACCCGACGGCTGCTGGCGACTCACCGGCCGCGATATAGATGCAGCCCTTCGTGAGATAGTCGACGAGCCAGTCGCACGGTCCGTCAACTAA